A stretch of Natronospira bacteriovora DNA encodes these proteins:
- a CDS encoding methyl-accepting chemotaxis protein: MKMKLSIKARLIILIAVAAIMVLVIGFVGLQGNRAGLVAAEEFRDEVAARLIIVNQIANLEQDQRLDVYEALIDPSPRGIERAEQAIEERSDELDRLWQAYLDDRELVGEEAAFAEEWQAARGQQERAIQSVFDALWDENTGLAIRLEQNQLAPAAAMVESGAENLVQFQVERADRVTERITARMQRLNRIAIFVIVAGLLITVIIGWTTLANVRAALDKASKLVERISDGHLSNRTKVEIRDEIGLMIEDLAEMDQKLSSIVQQVRDAANSVDSAAQEIAAGTDDLAQRTQEQASSIEETASSMEEMTSTVKNNADNAQEANQLASGTRQEAERGGEVVKRAVTAMRDIDESSGKIVEIISVIDEIAFQTNLLALNAAVEAARAGEQGRGFAVVATEVRNLAQRSAKAAKEIKDLINDSVGKIKNGSELVEESGKTLEGIVENVRRVTEIVAEIAAASNEQASGIDQVNRAVMQMDEVTQQNASLVEETAAASRSMQEQAAILLKRMAFFQLGDDDRVMDGGSDTGTLVQQQGAQTHAPASRGEAGRADGAPASRATPGRESTPHSQRSASEQPRPASRGSSDDHWEEF, encoded by the coding sequence ATGAAGATGAAGCTGTCCATCAAGGCAAGACTGATCATACTGATTGCCGTAGCCGCCATCATGGTACTGGTCATCGGCTTCGTCGGTCTTCAGGGCAACCGGGCCGGGCTCGTGGCTGCGGAAGAGTTCCGTGACGAAGTCGCCGCAAGACTGATCATTGTCAACCAGATCGCGAACCTGGAACAGGACCAGCGCCTGGATGTCTACGAAGCGCTGATCGACCCGTCACCGCGGGGAATCGAGCGCGCCGAGCAGGCCATCGAGGAACGCAGCGATGAATTGGATCGGCTCTGGCAGGCCTATTTGGATGATCGCGAGCTCGTCGGTGAAGAGGCCGCCTTCGCCGAGGAGTGGCAAGCTGCTCGCGGACAGCAGGAACGCGCCATTCAGTCAGTCTTTGATGCCCTCTGGGATGAAAACACGGGACTGGCCATTCGCCTTGAACAGAACCAGCTGGCGCCCGCGGCCGCCATGGTGGAAAGCGGGGCCGAGAATCTGGTCCAGTTCCAGGTGGAACGGGCCGACCGTGTGACCGAACGCATTACTGCTCGCATGCAGCGTCTCAACCGAATTGCCATTTTCGTCATCGTGGCCGGTCTGCTGATTACCGTCATCATTGGCTGGACCACACTGGCCAATGTGCGTGCGGCACTGGACAAGGCCAGCAAGCTGGTGGAGCGTATCTCCGACGGGCACCTCAGTAACCGTACCAAGGTCGAGATCCGCGACGAGATCGGGCTGATGATCGAGGATCTGGCCGAAATGGACCAGAAACTCAGTAGCATCGTTCAACAGGTGCGTGATGCCGCCAATTCGGTGGACAGTGCCGCCCAGGAGATTGCCGCGGGCACAGACGATCTCGCCCAGCGAACCCAGGAACAGGCATCGTCCATCGAAGAAACGGCGTCCAGCATGGAGGAAATGACCTCCACGGTGAAGAACAACGCCGACAATGCCCAGGAGGCCAATCAGCTGGCCTCCGGTACCCGGCAGGAGGCCGAGCGTGGCGGTGAGGTGGTCAAGCGTGCCGTGACCGCCATGCGGGATATTGATGAAAGCAGTGGCAAGATCGTCGAGATCATTTCGGTGATCGACGAGATTGCCTTCCAGACCAATCTGCTGGCCCTCAACGCCGCGGTGGAGGCCGCACGCGCCGGTGAGCAGGGACGGGGTTTTGCCGTGGTGGCCACGGAGGTGCGCAATCTGGCCCAGCGCAGTGCCAAGGCGGCCAAGGAGATCAAGGACCTGATCAACGACAGCGTGGGCAAGATCAAGAACGGTTCCGAGCTGGTGGAAGAATCCGGCAAGACCCTGGAAGGGATTGTTGAGAATGTCCGCCGGGTGACTGAAATCGTGGCAGAGATCGCCGCGGCCAGCAATGAGCAGGCCTCTGGCATTGACCAGGTCAATCGGGCCGTCATGCAGATGGACGAAGTGACCCAGCAGAATGCCTCATTGGTGGAAGAGACCGCGGCCGCCAGTCGCTCCATGCAGGAGCAGGCAGCGATACTCCTCAAACGCATGGCGTTCTTCCAGCTGGGTGATGATGATCGTGTCATGGATGGAGGCAGTGACACCGGGACGTTGGTGCAGCAGCAGGGTGCGCAGACACACGCCCCCGCGTCCCGTGGTGAAGCGGGCAGGGCGGATGGTGCGCCGGCCAGCCGGGCAACACCAGGCCGCGAATCGACACCGCACAGCCAGCGCTCGGCAAGCGAGCAACCGCGTCCGGCTTCGCGCGGCAGCAGTGACGACCATTGGGAGGAATTCTGA
- a CDS encoding chemotaxis protein CheW — MAEQDSWDQTDHSMLAGFEEDGRQFLSFRLGGEDYGIDIARIQEIRGWSEVRKIPGAPAWILGMLKLRGAVIPIVDMRLRFGLDVTEGTDRNVIIILNLGLDENAQDVGIVVDEVADVVGVPEDGIRNAPRMGGNVDTEYLEGIAPQGDGMLMLLDAPRLFRGWELEELRSLGEQ; from the coding sequence ATGGCTGAGCAAGACAGCTGGGATCAGACGGATCACTCCATGCTGGCCGGTTTCGAAGAAGACGGGCGGCAGTTTCTGAGTTTCCGTCTGGGTGGCGAGGATTACGGCATCGACATTGCCCGAATCCAGGAAATCCGTGGCTGGTCCGAGGTGCGCAAGATTCCCGGGGCGCCGGCCTGGATTCTGGGCATGCTCAAGCTGCGCGGTGCGGTGATTCCCATCGTCGACATGCGACTGCGTTTTGGTCTGGACGTCACTGAAGGCACGGATCGCAATGTGATCATCATCCTCAATCTCGGGCTGGATGAGAATGCCCAGGATGTGGGGATCGTGGTCGACGAAGTGGCCGATGTGGTGGGCGTCCCGGAGGATGGTATTCGCAACGCCCCCCGGATGGGTGGCAACGTGGATACCGAATACCTGGAAGGGATTGCCCCGCAGGGCGACGGCATGTTGATGCTGCTGGATGCGCCCAGACTGTTTCGCGGCTGGGAGCTGGAAGAGTTGCGTTCACTGGGTGAGCAATGA
- a CDS encoding DUF2802 domain-containing protein, with protein MSFDLTVLLWGAVIAVLALGLGLAWVGIRRVRLAEALSRELRADMETLRRETSELQPYALQLGERLGAIERRMSHLSDRQAQVESQARSGPDYDSAIRMAKAGATPEELSRQCGLGQSEAKLVVAIHGERP; from the coding sequence ATGAGTTTTGACCTTACTGTTTTGCTGTGGGGCGCGGTAATCGCCGTCCTGGCGCTGGGGCTGGGGCTTGCCTGGGTGGGAATCCGGCGGGTTCGGCTTGCCGAGGCCCTGAGCCGTGAACTGCGGGCTGACATGGAGACGCTGCGTCGCGAAACCTCGGAGCTGCAACCCTATGCCTTGCAACTGGGAGAGCGTCTCGGGGCCATCGAACGTCGCATGAGTCACCTGAGCGACCGACAGGCACAGGTGGAATCCCAGGCCCGCTCAGGGCCCGATTACGACAGTGCCATTCGCATGGCCAAGGCGGGAGCCACACCGGAGGAACTGTCACGCCAGTGTGGTCTGGGGCAGAGCGAGGCGAAACTGGTTGTTGCCATTCACGGCGAGCGTCCCTGA
- a CDS encoding chemotaxis protein CheW: MSEEDRQEHRASEARPAPARKKSARRAERKQEPREQWVSFRLGRERYAIQATHVQEILKAGNITPVPGAEHFVLGVINLRGNIVTVIDTRLRFALDEPDQECIHQVIVLETEDQVLGLMVDDVDEVIDIRPSEIEPAPQFENNQVSRHILGVVRREDGLTVLVDVRRLMPNEEKDRKQAV; this comes from the coding sequence ATGTCTGAAGAAGACAGACAGGAGCACCGGGCCTCCGAAGCCAGGCCTGCTCCCGCCCGCAAGAAAAGCGCTCGGCGGGCCGAGCGCAAACAGGAACCCCGGGAACAGTGGGTCAGCTTTCGCCTCGGGCGTGAGCGCTACGCCATTCAGGCCACCCATGTGCAGGAGATCCTCAAGGCTGGAAACATCACGCCTGTACCCGGCGCGGAGCATTTCGTGCTGGGTGTGATCAATCTGCGTGGCAATATCGTGACCGTCATCGATACCCGTTTGCGCTTTGCGCTGGATGAGCCGGATCAGGAATGCATCCATCAGGTAATCGTGCTGGAAACCGAGGATCAGGTTCTGGGGCTGATGGTGGATGATGTGGATGAGGTCATCGATATCCGGCCCAGCGAGATCGAGCCGGCGCCGCAGTTCGAGAACAACCAGGTGTCGAGGCATATTCTGGGTGTGGTGCGACGGGAAGACGGTCTGACGGTTCTGGTGGACGTACGTCGCCTCATGCCCAATGAAGAAAAGGACAGGAAGCAGGCGGTTTAG
- the fliK gene encoding flagellar hook-length control protein FliK translates to MSDIRISDLLAGRAGADKPHRGVAGLRAGQVVAARLVQQGEQILLQIGRDRLPIQAMTDSSQAIVRATAPTGGQIPGAAPLHPPAGTRLVLEVLNTGQTLDMRVLEARPPLSPGAASPAHETSPSSTRDIDARLRRLPLLLNQQSDSRALLNSLRALMRAPATPDQRLTALREALAPMMQALRTPTELSTPAGVSSAVADSGLNTEKRLMAAIAQSRGAQGPASDPLTRDWKAALGRSLMNLHTAEREGRLPPPRVNATRPGSERPQTSPPGRDWFQGNPSATTPRGSTTSAAAQATTAGMQGALLRDLPEALRIIVRQIEGAMARSELHQLASSNPESESGRSQLWFEIPVSRQNSDDIWQFLLEERRRKDSDEMESWTVTVGVTIPELGPFHARLRLRGERISIHLYAHRTETLETMRQSLDHFRERLRDAGLTLERLQLSAGSPSLPDAPFPHSSFRGRA, encoded by the coding sequence ATGAGTGACATTCGCATTTCCGACCTGCTTGCGGGTCGGGCCGGGGCAGATAAACCGCATCGCGGCGTGGCAGGCCTGCGGGCTGGCCAGGTGGTTGCTGCGAGGCTGGTTCAGCAAGGAGAGCAGATCCTGCTGCAGATCGGTCGGGACCGTCTTCCCATCCAGGCGATGACCGACAGCAGTCAGGCCATCGTCCGGGCCACGGCGCCGACAGGCGGACAGATCCCCGGGGCTGCACCACTCCATCCACCGGCGGGAACGCGGCTGGTCCTGGAGGTGCTCAACACCGGGCAGACACTGGACATGCGGGTGCTTGAGGCCCGCCCGCCACTTTCTCCTGGCGCCGCCTCTCCTGCACATGAAACTTCCCCATCAAGCACCCGTGACATTGACGCACGCCTGCGACGGCTGCCGTTACTGCTGAACCAGCAATCGGACAGCCGTGCCCTGCTGAACAGTCTGCGCGCGCTGATGCGCGCACCGGCCACACCGGATCAGCGCCTGACTGCCCTGCGCGAAGCGCTGGCCCCGATGATGCAGGCGCTCAGAACACCCACCGAGCTCTCCACCCCGGCGGGCGTTTCAAGCGCTGTTGCAGACAGCGGCCTGAACACGGAAAAACGCCTGATGGCCGCCATTGCCCAGTCACGTGGTGCCCAGGGTCCGGCCTCCGACCCATTGACGAGGGACTGGAAGGCCGCGCTGGGCCGCAGCCTCATGAACCTGCACACCGCGGAAAGAGAGGGGCGCCTGCCACCACCACGGGTGAATGCCACCCGGCCTGGCAGCGAACGTCCCCAGACATCGCCACCGGGTCGGGACTGGTTCCAGGGCAATCCGTCAGCCACCACACCCCGTGGTTCGACCACATCGGCGGCGGCACAGGCCACAACGGCCGGCATGCAGGGCGCCCTGCTTCGAGACCTGCCCGAGGCCTTGCGCATCATCGTCCGCCAGATTGAAGGGGCCATGGCGCGCAGTGAACTGCACCAGCTGGCCTCCAGCAACCCGGAAAGCGAGAGCGGGCGCAGTCAACTCTGGTTCGAAATCCCGGTATCCCGTCAGAACAGTGATGACATCTGGCAGTTTCTGCTGGAAGAAAGGCGGCGCAAGGACAGCGATGAAATGGAGAGCTGGACGGTAACCGTTGGTGTGACGATCCCCGAGCTGGGCCCCTTCCATGCACGCCTGCGACTCAGGGGCGAACGCATTTCCATCCACCTCTACGCCCATCGGACCGAAACGCTGGAAACCATGCGCCAGTCACTGGATCACTTTCGCGAAAGGCTGAGAGACGCCGGCCTGACCCTGGAACGCCTTCAGCTCAGTGCCGGCAGCCCCTCCCTGCCGGACGCCCCCTTTCCCCACAGCAGCTTCAGGGGTCGCGCATGA
- a CDS encoding CheR family methyltransferase, producing the protein MNRPLIKEYSFSGEEYDELRRIIGDRVGIALSDGKRDLVYSRVSRRLRARGLSSFAEYLALLRRGDEEELAELVNAMTTNVTQFFREAHHFEYLMSRMLPEVIGEGSRDKVIRIWSAGCSSGEEPYSIAIVLAEFLDRHPGWKGEVWATDVDGAILRQAEEGVYSIDRLKQVSRDRLRRFFLKGSGPNEGKARVGKTLRDLVQFERVNLIEKWPVRNRFDAIFCRNVIIYFDRSHKGQVVEGFSEHLRPVGHLFLGHSESLHGLTNRYRLIGQTIYRLR; encoded by the coding sequence ATGAACAGGCCGTTGATCAAGGAATACAGCTTCTCAGGCGAGGAATACGATGAGTTGCGCCGTATCATCGGCGACCGTGTCGGCATCGCATTGTCAGATGGCAAACGGGATCTGGTCTATAGCCGGGTTTCCCGACGCCTGAGAGCCCGAGGTCTTTCTTCCTTTGCCGAATACCTGGCATTGCTCCGCAGGGGCGATGAAGAGGAACTGGCCGAGCTGGTCAATGCCATGACCACGAACGTGACCCAGTTCTTTCGTGAAGCGCACCATTTCGAATACCTGATGAGCCGAATGCTGCCCGAGGTGATCGGTGAAGGCAGCAGGGACAAGGTTATCCGTATCTGGTCTGCCGGCTGCTCCAGTGGTGAGGAGCCCTATTCCATTGCCATTGTGCTCGCCGAGTTCCTCGATCGTCACCCGGGATGGAAAGGCGAGGTCTGGGCAACCGATGTGGACGGCGCCATTCTGCGTCAGGCCGAGGAGGGTGTTTACTCCATCGATCGCCTCAAACAGGTCTCGAGAGACCGTCTGCGTCGTTTCTTTCTCAAGGGCAGTGGCCCCAATGAAGGCAAGGCGAGAGTCGGCAAGACGCTCAGGGATCTGGTGCAGTTCGAGCGGGTGAACCTGATCGAGAAATGGCCGGTCCGTAATCGTTTTGATGCGATTTTCTGCCGCAATGTCATCATCTATTTCGACCGCAGTCACAAGGGCCAGGTCGTCGAAGGTTTCTCCGAACACCTGCGTCCGGTCGGACACCTGTTTCTGGGGCACTCGGAGTCCTTGCACGGTCTGACCAACCGATATCGACTGATCGGGCAGACCATCTATCGCCTGCGGTGA
- a CDS encoding EscU/YscU/HrcU family type III secretion system export apparatus switch protein gives MSHRGKDKSAPVAVALHYDGSEAPEVTASGQRLLAEEILAIAESHGVPIHKDPDLVRFLARLEVGERIPRELYVAVAEVIAFAYWLSGRMPPASDEPENQGRSP, from the coding sequence ATGAGTCATCGCGGCAAGGACAAGAGCGCACCGGTGGCCGTGGCCCTGCATTACGATGGCAGCGAGGCACCGGAGGTGACCGCCAGCGGACAGCGCCTGCTGGCCGAGGAGATTCTCGCCATTGCCGAAAGCCACGGTGTTCCCATCCACAAGGATCCGGACCTTGTCCGATTCCTGGCAAGACTGGAGGTGGGGGAAAGAATTCCGAGAGAACTCTACGTGGCCGTGGCCGAGGTGATCGCCTTCGCCTACTGGCTATCGGGGAGAATGCCACCAGCAAGCGATGAGCCGGAGAATCAGGGACGCTCGCCGTGA